One genomic segment of Penaeus chinensis breed Huanghai No. 1 chromosome 13, ASM1920278v2, whole genome shotgun sequence includes these proteins:
- the LOC125031539 gene encoding uncharacterized protein LOC125031539: MYATGTCMCATGTYMYATKTSIYATGTYMYASGIYMYAAGTCMYATGTSMYATGTYMYASETYMYATGTYMYATGTYVYDTGTCMYATGTCMYATGTYVYAAGTCMYATGTSMYVTGTYVYAAGTCMYATGTCMYATGTYVYAAGTCMYAAGTYMYATGTCMYARGTYVYAAGTYVYATGTCMYATGTYVYATGTCMYATGTYMYATGTYMYATGTCMYATGTYVYATGTYVYATGTCVYATGTWMYATGTYVYATGTYVYATGTYVYATGTCVYATGTCVYATGTYVYATGTCVYATGTWMYATGTYVYATGTYVYATGTYVYATGTCVYATGTCVYATGTCVYATGTWMYATGTYVYATGTYVYATGTCVYATGTWMYATGTCMYATGTCMYATGTYVYATGTYVYATGTCVYATGTWMYATGTCMYATGTCVYATGTRLYAETNLEKKDIRERVAKYIILPPTLEKYPRPFPLETCLPPLVRLPSGKHLEHQGHSSLTQ, from the exons ATGTATGCCACTGGAACCTGTATGTGTGCCACTGGAACTTATATGTATGCCACTAAAACCTCTATATATGCCACTGGAACCTATATGTATGCCTCTGGAATCTATATGTATGCCGCTGGAACCTGTATGTATGCCACTGGAACCTCTATGTATGCCACTGGAACCTATATGTATGCCTCTGAAACCTATATGTATGCCACTGGAACCTATATGTATGCCACTGGAACCTATGTGTATGACACTGGAACCTGTATGTATGCCACTGGAACCTGTATGTATGCCACTGGAACCTATGTGTATGCCGCTGGAACCTGTATGTATGCCACTGGAACCTCTATGTATGTCACTGGAACCTATGTGTATGCCGCTGGAACCTGTATGTATGCCACTGGAACCTGTATGTATGCCACTGGAACCTATGTGTATGCCGCTGGAACCTGTATGTATGCCGCTGGAACCTATATGTATGCCACTGGAACCTGTATGTATGCCCGTGGAACCTATGTGTATGCCGCTGGAACCTATGTGTATGCCACTGGAACCTGTATGTATGCCACTGGAACCTATGTGTATGCCACTGGAACCTGTATGTATGCCACTGGAACCTATATGTATGCCACTGGAACCTATATGTATGCCACTGGAACCTGTATGTATGCCACTGGAACCTATGTGTATGCCACTGGAACCTATGTGTATGCCACTGGAACCTGTGTGTATGCCACTGGAACCTGGATGTATGCCACTGGAACCTATGTGTATGCCACTGGAACCTATGTGTATGCCACTGGAACCTATGTGTATGCCACTGGAACCTGTGTGTATGCCACTGGAACCTGTGTGTATGCCACTGGAACCTATGTGTATGCCACTGGAACCTGTGTGTATGCCACTGGAACCTGGATGTATGCCACTGGAACCTATGTGTATGCCACTGGAACCTATGTGTATGCCACTGGAACCTATGTGTATGCCACTGGAACCTGTGTGTATGCCACTGGAACCTGTGTGTATGCCACTGGAACCTGTGTGTATGCCACTGGAACCTGGATGTATGCCACTGGAACCTATGTGTATGCCACTGGAACCTATGTGTATGCCACTGGAACCTGTGTGTATGCTACTGGAACCTGGATGTATGCCACTGGAACCTGTATGTATGCCACTGGAACCTGTATGTATGCCACTGGAACCTATGTGTATGCCACTGGAACCTATGTGTATGCCACTGGAACCTGTGTGTATGCTACTGGAACCTGGATGTATGCCACTGGAACCTGTATGTATGCCACTGGAACCTGTGTGTATGCCACTGGAACCCGTTTGTATGCAG AAACCAACTTAGAGAAAAAGGACATTAGAGAACGTGTAGCAAAATACATCATTCt